The following coding sequences lie in one Azoarcus sp. PA01 genomic window:
- a CDS encoding class I SAM-dependent methyltransferase, with amino-acid sequence MTIQEQLFPATGMPDRDWWHALWPDPDGVVKAVRIEQGMTVVDLGCGDGYFTAAIARQVGSGHVIGFDLDPVMLKQAQAACEGMANCDWLLGDAMALSCLLDAPADYVLIANTFHGAPDKTALAREVAAALKPNGRFVIVNWHSLPREQTTVLGQPRGPKTEMRMSPEQTRTVVEPAGFKLETLVELPPYHYGAVFIRTHRER; translated from the coding sequence ATGACGATCCAGGAGCAGTTGTTTCCCGCCACGGGCATGCCGGACAGGGACTGGTGGCATGCCCTGTGGCCCGACCCTGATGGTGTCGTCAAGGCCGTGCGCATCGAGCAAGGGATGACGGTCGTCGATCTGGGCTGCGGCGACGGTTATTTTACGGCTGCCATCGCCCGGCAGGTGGGTTCGGGGCACGTCATCGGTTTCGACCTCGATCCGGTCATGCTGAAGCAGGCGCAAGCGGCGTGCGAGGGGATGGCGAATTGCGACTGGCTGCTGGGGGACGCCATGGCGCTGAGCTGTCTGCTGGATGCGCCCGCAGACTATGTGCTGATCGCCAACACCTTCCACGGCGCGCCGGACAAGACGGCACTGGCCCGCGAAGTCGCTGCGGCCTTGAAGCCCAACGGCCGCTTCGTCATCGTCAATTGGCATTCCCTGCCGCGCGAACAAACGACCGTCCTCGGCCAGCCGCGAGGCCCCAAGACAGAAATGCGCATGTCGCCGGAACAAACCCGCACGGTGGTCGAGCCGGCCGGCTTCAAGCTGGAAACGCTGGTCGAGCTGCCGCCCTACCACTACGGGGCAGTTTTCATCCGCACCCACCGGGAAAGGTGA
- a CDS encoding IS5 family transposase (programmed frameshift), with product MTGRVQSWEVTDAFWERVEPLIPQRAPSPGKRYVRKPGAGRPPKPPRLVFEAIVYVLRTGCQWKALPKERFGSASAVHKRFLQWEKAGLFEALWQAGLAEYDEMEGIAWRWQSVDGAMMKAPLAQEAVGPNPTDRGKKGGSKRHLLVDGRGVPLSLIVTGANVNDGKRLVEVLSAIMIKRKNPPRRRHKHLCADAGYRSAGNRQTIEAHGYIPHVVNRRKEAAMKRRNPKKKARRWVVEVCHSWFNRFRKLLVRYEKLERSFLALNHLAAAIIAFRKVPLSVNIIYG from the exons ATGACCGGGCGAGTTCAATCGTGGGAGGTGACCGATGCGTTCTGGGAGCGTGTGGAGCCACTGATTCCGCAACGCGCGCCCTCTCCGGGCAAGCGGTACGTGCGCAAACCGGGGGCTGGGCGCCCGCCCAAGCCGCCACGACTGGTGTTCGAAGCCATTGTGTATGTGCTGCGCACGGGCTGCCAATGGAAGGCCTTGCCCAAGGAGCGATTCGGCAGCGCCAGCGCGGTGCACAAGCGCTTTCTCCAATGGGAGAAGGCGGGGCTGTTCGAAGCGCTGTGGCAGGCTGGGCTGGCCGAGTACGACGAGATGGAAGGCATTGCCTGGCGCTGGCAAAGCGTGGATGGGGCGATGATGAAAGCGCCTCTGGCACAAGAAGCCGTGGGGCCCAACCCGACGGATCGGGGGAAAAAAGG GGGGAGCAAACGTCATCTGCTCGTCGACGGCCGTGGCGTCCCGTTGTCGCTCATCGTGACCGGGGCCAACGTCAATGATGGCAAGCGGCTCGTAGAGGTGCTCAGCGCCATCATGATCAAGCGCAAGAACCCGCCGCGGCGGCGACACAAGCACCTGTGTGCCGATGCTGGATATCGCAGTGCGGGGAACCGTCAAACCATCGAGGCGCACGGCTATATCCCTCATGTGGTCAATCGCCGCAAGGAAGCCGCCATGAAACGTCGCAATCCGAAAAAGAAGGCCAGGCGCTGGGTGGTCGAGGTCTGCCACAGCTGGTTCAACCGCTTTCGCAAACTGCTCGTGCGCTACGAGAAACTCGAACGCAGCTTCCTCGCCCTCAATCATCTGGCCGCTGCCATCATCGCCTTTCGCAAGGTGCCGCTCAGCGTCAATATAATTTACGGATAG
- a CDS encoding IS5 family transposase, whose protein sequence is MQSSFSDLEYAAKKKLTRRDRFLAEIEAVTPWSALVAELEPHYPKGEGRGRPPIGLERMLRMYVAQQCFGLSDEGIEDAVYDSQSIRRFIGIDLARESAPDATTLLKFRRLLETHGLTRKIFETINAHLAQKGLMMREGTIVDATLIAAPPSTKNREQARDPEMHQAKKGKQWHFGMKAHIGVDADSGLVHTLVGTAANVADVTQAHALLHGDETDVLGDAGYQGVHKRDENKGLSIDWHVAMRPGKRKALGTSRLDRLLEQYEHAKARIRAKVEHPFHVVKNLFRHRKTRYRGLAKNTAQLFSLFGLANLVLARRRLLVPDARSAS, encoded by the coding sequence ATGCAATCGAGCTTTTCCGACCTTGAGTACGCTGCGAAGAAGAAGCTGACGCGGCGCGATCGGTTCCTGGCCGAGATCGAGGCGGTAACGCCTTGGTCGGCGTTGGTGGCCGAACTCGAACCGCACTATCCGAAGGGAGAAGGCCGCGGTCGTCCGCCGATCGGGCTCGAGCGAATGCTGCGGATGTACGTGGCGCAGCAGTGCTTCGGGCTGTCGGACGAAGGGATCGAGGACGCTGTCTACGACAGCCAGTCGATCCGCCGTTTCATCGGCATCGATCTGGCGCGCGAGTCCGCTCCGGATGCGACGACGCTGCTCAAGTTCCGGCGCCTGCTCGAGACGCACGGGTTGACGCGCAAGATCTTCGAGACGATCAACGCCCACCTTGCACAGAAAGGCTTGATGATGCGTGAAGGCACCATCGTCGATGCCACGCTGATCGCCGCGCCGCCCTCGACGAAGAATCGCGAGCAAGCCCGCGACCCGGAGATGCATCAAGCCAAGAAAGGCAAGCAGTGGCACTTCGGCATGAAGGCGCACATCGGTGTCGATGCCGATTCCGGTCTGGTCCATACCCTGGTCGGCACCGCGGCCAACGTCGCGGATGTCACCCAGGCGCATGCGCTGCTGCACGGCGACGAGACCGATGTGCTCGGCGACGCGGGCTATCAGGGCGTGCACAAGCGCGATGAGAACAAGGGCCTCTCGATCGACTGGCACGTGGCGATGCGCCCGGGCAAGCGCAAGGCGCTGGGCACGAGCCGTCTCGACCGGCTGCTCGAGCAGTATGAACATGCCAAGGCGCGCATCCGGGCAAAGGTCGAGCATCCTTTCCATGTCGTGAAGAACCTGTTTCGTCACCGCAAGACGCGTTACCGCGGGTTGGCGAAGAACACCGCGCAGTTGTTCTCGCTCTTCGGGCTCGCCAATCTGGTCCTGGCGCGTCGGCGATTGCTCGTGCCCGACGCCCGCAGTGCGTCCTGA
- a CDS encoding TRAP transporter substrate-binding protein: MNKHTFVYGFAMTLGLAAALPAVAADKQVELRLAHWLPAQHALVKTGFAPWAKSVEAASGGSIKVMSFPAQQLGKAADHYDMARDGIADMSWVSPGYQAGRFPIFAASELPFQASTPGAGSAALDAWYRKYAAKEMADVKLCFAHMHIGTLHSKAPITDPNQIRGMKIRPANGTVAQMVTLLGGSNVQVSAPESRDALDKGVADAITFPWNSLITFNVHKAAKFHTDMRLESPRVSRRPFCVSQAATACSPRLR; this comes from the coding sequence ATGAACAAGCACACTTTCGTCTACGGTTTCGCTATGACTCTCGGCTTGGCTGCCGCATTGCCGGCGGTCGCCGCGGACAAGCAGGTGGAGCTGCGTTTGGCACACTGGCTGCCGGCGCAGCATGCGCTCGTGAAAACCGGCTTTGCGCCTTGGGCAAAATCCGTGGAAGCCGCGTCGGGTGGCAGCATCAAGGTGATGTCCTTCCCCGCCCAGCAACTCGGCAAGGCGGCGGACCACTACGACATGGCGCGCGACGGCATCGCCGACATGAGCTGGGTCAGCCCCGGCTACCAGGCGGGCCGCTTCCCGATCTTCGCAGCAAGCGAACTACCCTTCCAGGCGAGCACGCCGGGTGCGGGGTCCGCTGCGCTCGACGCCTGGTATCGCAAATACGCGGCCAAGGAGATGGCCGACGTCAAGCTCTGTTTCGCCCACATGCACATTGGTACGCTGCATTCCAAGGCCCCGATCACCGACCCAAACCAGATCCGCGGCATGAAGATCCGTCCGGCCAACGGCACGGTGGCGCAGATGGTGACCCTGCTCGGCGGCAGCAACGTGCAGGTGTCGGCGCCGGAGTCGCGCGACGCGCTCGACAAAGGGGTGGCCGACGCCATCACCTTCCCGTGGAATTCGCTGATCACCTTCAACGTGCACAAGGCGGCCAAATTCCACACCGACATGCGGCTTGAATCGCCCCGGGTTTCGCGGAGGCCGTTTTGTGTGAGTCAGGCGGCGACCGCCTGCTCGCCAAGGCTGCGGTAA
- a CDS encoding IS3 family transposase (programmed frameshift), which yields MKKTAKFSPEVTERAVRMVCEAKGQYESQWAAIVSIAAKIGCTAETLRRWVRQHERDTGQREGLTNAEQQRIRELEREVRELKKANEILRLASALFRAGGARPPQQVMNGFIDTHREHFGVEPICKVLQVAPSAYRRAVARRRDPALRCARARRDAMLEDHIERIWQANLQVYGARKVWRQLRREGLEVARCTVERLMRVKGLRGAMRGKVMRTTRPDPAAPCPLDRVNRQFAAQRPNQLWVSDFTYVSTWQGFVYVAFVIDVFARYIVGWRVSRSMRTEFVLDALEQSLWARQPERNALIHHSDRGSQYVSIRYSERLAEAGIEPSVGSRGDSYDNALAETINGLYKAEVIHRRGPWKSVEAVELATLEWVSWFNHHRLLEPIGYIPPAEAEANYYRSLGEQAVAA from the exons ATGAAAAAGACAGCGAAGTTCTCCCCCGAGGTCACCGAGCGCGCCGTGCGTATGGTGTGTGAGGCCAAGGGTCAGTACGAATCCCAGTGGGCGGCGATCGTCTCGATCGCGGCAAAGATTGGCTGCACGGCGGAGACACTGCGCCGGTGGGTTCGCCAGCATGAGCGCGACACCGGCCAGCGCGAGGGGCTCACGAACGCCGAGCAGCAACGCATCAGGGAACTCGAGCGCGAGGTCCGCGAGCTGAAGAAGGCCAACGAGATCCTGCGCCTGGCCAGCGCGT TATTTCGCGCAGGCGGAGCTCGACCGCCGCAACAAGTGATGAACGGTTTCATCGACACGCACCGCGAGCACTTCGGGGTCGAGCCGATCTGCAAGGTGCTGCAGGTCGCCCCGTCGGCTTATCGACGTGCCGTGGCGCGCCGGCGCGATCCGGCTTTGCGCTGTGCGCGGGCCCGTCGCGACGCGATGCTGGAGGACCACATCGAGCGGATCTGGCAGGCGAATCTGCAGGTGTATGGAGCGCGCAAGGTATGGCGGCAGTTGCGGCGCGAAGGCCTTGAGGTCGCCCGCTGCACGGTTGAGCGGTTGATGCGTGTCAAAGGGCTGCGCGGCGCCATGCGCGGCAAGGTCATGCGGACTACCCGGCCGGATCCTGCTGCTCCTTGTCCGCTCGATCGCGTCAATCGTCAGTTCGCCGCGCAGCGCCCGAACCAGCTCTGGGTTTCCGACTTCACCTATGTCTCGACCTGGCAGGGTTTCGTGTACGTCGCCTTCGTCATCGACGTCTTCGCCCGCTACATCGTAGGTTGGCGCGTCAGCCGGTCCATGCGCACGGAGTTCGTCCTCGATGCGCTGGAACAGTCCCTGTGGGCGCGCCAACCCGAACGTAATGCTTTGATTCATCATAGCGATCGCGGCTCGCAGTACGTCTCGATCCGATACAGCGAGCGACTGGCAGAAGCGGGCATCGAGCCGTCGGTCGGCAGCCGGGGCGACAGCTACGACAACGCGCTCGCCGAAACCATCAACGGGCTCTACAAGGCAGAAGTCATTCACCGGCGTGGGCCCTGGAAAAGCGTCGAAGCGGTCGAGCTGGCCACCCTCGAATGGGTCTCGTGGTTCAACCATCACCGGTTACTTGAGCCGATCGGGTACATTCCCCCAGCCGAAGCCGAGGCAAACTATTACCGCAGCCTTGGCGAGCAGGCGGTCGCCGCCTGA
- a CDS encoding TRAP transporter small permease: MKTLLAATETVAAVFLLLIALLTTTNVLSRELLGVTIPDWFDGSQLLLGVALFWGMAIASYRGGHICVDILWEHLGPPNRRRLDILAAAVCAAFLLPLAWMVWVKVGGVGTQSTSDLRLPLLGPYAIAAAGISCGALLACARLIELLMNHVRGEEEQHGS; the protein is encoded by the coding sequence ATGAAAACGCTGCTCGCGGCGACTGAAACGGTGGCCGCGGTCTTCCTGCTGCTGATCGCGCTACTCACCACCACCAACGTGCTCAGCCGGGAACTGCTGGGCGTGACGATCCCCGACTGGTTCGACGGTTCCCAGCTGTTGCTGGGCGTCGCGCTGTTCTGGGGGATGGCGATCGCCAGCTACCGCGGCGGGCACATCTGTGTCGATATCCTCTGGGAGCACCTGGGGCCCCCTAACCGACGCCGGCTGGACATTCTCGCCGCTGCGGTCTGCGCGGCGTTCCTGCTGCCGCTGGCATGGATGGTATGGGTCAAGGTCGGCGGCGTTGGTACGCAGTCGACCTCGGACCTGCGTCTTCCGCTGCTGGGCCCCTATGCGATCGCCGCCGCTGGCATAAGTTGCGGCGCCTTGCTGGCCTGTGCACGTCTTATCGAATTGCTGATGAATCACGTTCGAGGCGAGGAGGAACAGCATGGATCGTGA
- a CDS encoding IS1182 family transposase, whose protein sequence is MKRFIEGQCRTQSALLPESLDDFVAETNPVRVIDVFVDELDLRKLGFAGVDPAATGRPAYHPAALLKLYIYGYLNRIQSSRRLEREAQRNLELMWLIGRLTPDFKTIANFRKDNPKGIRGVCRQFVVLCRELGLFAEAVVAIDGSKFKAVNNRDRNFTSAKLQRRMEEIESSIERYLVEMDSADRQEPAVAQAKKERLQDKITTLKARMKELEAIGVQLENAPDKQVSLTDPDARSMKTRGTGIVGYNVQTAVETKNHLIVAHEVTNDGLDRDQLSKMGKQARKAMRVEYLTAIADRGYFKSEEILACHKAGVVPLVPKSTTSNAKAEGRFDRADFVYDRDNDEYVCPAGERLIWRFARVEARLTMNRYWSSSCPRCALKHQCTPSDYRRVSRWVHEEELEVMQARLDKAPDSMRIRRRTVEHPFGTLKAWMGATHFLTKGLERVRTEMSLHVLAYNLKRVMNLMGNEALMAAMRA, encoded by the coding sequence ATGAAACGATTCATCGAAGGACAGTGCCGGACACAGAGCGCATTACTACCCGAGAGTCTGGATGACTTTGTCGCCGAGACAAATCCGGTACGGGTGATCGACGTCTTCGTCGATGAGCTTGATCTGCGCAAGCTGGGCTTCGCTGGCGTCGATCCAGCGGCCACCGGACGCCCCGCCTACCATCCGGCCGCGCTCCTCAAACTCTACATCTACGGCTACCTGAACCGGATCCAGTCGAGTCGGCGCCTGGAGCGCGAAGCTCAGCGCAACCTGGAGTTGATGTGGCTCATCGGACGCCTGACGCCCGACTTCAAGACCATCGCCAACTTCCGCAAGGACAATCCGAAGGGCATCCGTGGCGTCTGTCGCCAGTTCGTCGTGCTGTGCCGCGAACTGGGACTGTTCGCCGAAGCGGTGGTCGCGATCGACGGCAGCAAATTCAAGGCAGTCAATAACCGCGATCGCAACTTCACCAGCGCCAAGCTGCAACGGCGCATGGAAGAGATCGAATCGAGCATCGAGCGCTACCTGGTCGAGATGGACAGCGCTGACCGGCAAGAGCCGGCTGTGGCCCAGGCGAAGAAGGAGCGACTGCAGGACAAGATTACGACGCTGAAGGCGCGAATGAAGGAACTCGAAGCGATCGGCGTGCAGCTCGAGAACGCGCCCGACAAGCAGGTTTCCCTCACGGATCCCGACGCCCGCTCGATGAAGACGCGGGGCACGGGCATCGTCGGCTACAACGTGCAGACGGCCGTCGAGACCAAGAACCACCTGATCGTCGCCCACGAGGTAACCAACGACGGGCTGGACCGAGATCAACTGAGCAAGATGGGCAAGCAGGCCCGCAAGGCGATGCGAGTGGAGTACCTCACGGCAATCGCCGATCGGGGCTATTTCAAGAGCGAGGAAATCCTCGCCTGCCACAAAGCCGGCGTCGTGCCGCTCGTTCCGAAAAGCACGACTTCCAACGCGAAAGCCGAGGGGCGGTTCGACCGGGCAGACTTCGTGTACGACCGTGACAACGACGAGTACGTCTGTCCAGCCGGCGAGCGCCTGATCTGGCGCTTTGCGCGAGTCGAGGCGAGGCTGACGATGAATCGCTACTGGAGCTCATCCTGCCCGCGATGTGCCCTCAAGCACCAATGCACCCCGAGTGACTATCGGCGTGTGAGCCGCTGGGTGCATGAGGAAGAGCTGGAGGTCATGCAGGCGCGGCTCGATAAAGCGCCGGACAGTATGCGTATCCGACGTCGGACGGTCGAACACCCCTTCGGCACCCTCAAGGCGTGGATGGGCGCGACCCACTTTCTGACCAAGGGCCTCGAACGCGTCCGAACGGAGATGAGTTTGCACGTTCTGGCGTACAACCTGAAGCGAGTAATGAATCTGATGGGAAACGAGGCACTGATGGCAGCGATGCGGGCCTGA
- a CDS encoding TRAP transporter large permease, giving the protein MWFGHRRGGLAYASIAACGGFAAINGSSVATAATMTQVALPEMRKAGYAPSFAAGLIAAGGTLGIMIPPSVIFVLYGIMTDTDITQLFAAGVVPGLLGVLFYFLLVQYLGWRSPASMPVGKRHGWGERVRTSVGLWPVILLFVLVLGGVYAGYFTVQEGAGVGAMGTLAIGLARRRLGWRTIRQSLIDSLRISSSIMFIVVGAFLFGYFLTITQFTQNAVEFLVNLPIGAYGVLAVVLVGYFLLGAVMDELAMVLLTVPIVFPAMIELGFDPVWFGVITVMAVTFGMIMPPVGINVFVINSIARDIPLGKVYSGVMPFVAVDVARLAILCAFPVLSLWLPHLIA; this is encoded by the coding sequence ATGTGGTTCGGACACCGCCGCGGCGGCTTGGCGTACGCGTCCATTGCCGCTTGCGGCGGGTTCGCGGCGATCAACGGCTCGTCGGTGGCGACCGCCGCGACGATGACTCAGGTTGCTTTGCCGGAGATGCGCAAGGCGGGTTATGCACCAAGCTTCGCTGCAGGACTCATCGCTGCCGGGGGCACATTGGGCATCATGATTCCGCCTTCGGTCATCTTCGTACTGTATGGGATCATGACCGACACCGACATTACGCAGCTCTTCGCGGCCGGGGTCGTGCCAGGTTTGCTGGGCGTCCTCTTCTACTTCCTTCTGGTGCAGTACCTCGGGTGGCGCAGTCCGGCCAGCATGCCGGTCGGTAAGCGTCATGGCTGGGGCGAGCGCGTGCGTACTTCAGTCGGCCTGTGGCCCGTGATTCTGCTCTTCGTGTTGGTGCTCGGCGGCGTCTACGCTGGCTACTTCACGGTGCAGGAAGGGGCGGGCGTGGGCGCGATGGGCACGTTGGCAATCGGGCTGGCGCGGCGGCGCCTCGGCTGGAGGACGATTCGGCAGTCCCTGATTGATTCGCTACGCATCTCGTCGTCGATCATGTTCATCGTCGTCGGCGCCTTCCTCTTCGGCTATTTCCTCACCATTACGCAGTTCACCCAGAATGCGGTCGAGTTCCTGGTCAATCTGCCGATTGGTGCCTACGGGGTACTGGCGGTGGTGCTGGTCGGCTACTTCCTGCTCGGCGCGGTGATGGACGAACTGGCGATGGTCCTGCTGACGGTCCCCATCGTGTTTCCGGCGATGATCGAGCTGGGCTTCGATCCGGTGTGGTTCGGCGTGATCACGGTGATGGCGGTGACCTTCGGGATGATCATGCCACCGGTCGGAATCAACGTCTTCGTCATCAATTCAATTGCACGCGACATTCCGCTGGGCAAGGTCTATTCCGGTGTAATGCCGTTCGTGGCGGTTGATGTGGCCAGGCTGGCCATCCTGTGTGCGTTCCCGGTGCTGTCGCTGTGGCTGCCGCATTTGATTGCATGA
- a CDS encoding alpha-hydroxy-acid oxidizing protein — MKLNVENHRRAARRALPRFAFDYVDGAAERNDCLRRNADDLSRLALLPRVLRDTATLDTRIEVFGEIWRRPFGIAPMGFNGLTRPGGDCMLARAAADAGVPFVLSTASNERLEKVAEPQRALNWMQLYVMRERSIAEQMVRRAKASGYGALVLTVDVPVSGYRERDVRNGFQLPFRPTPATLADLAMHPRWLWRFLRSGMPAFVNLAEREGEDSLALQAALLSREMDRSLSWDCLGWLRRLWDGPLVLKGILHPEDAREAVARGIDGLIVSNHGGRQLDGAASTIGAVTRVLDAVEGRIPVFVDSGFRSGLDVAKALAMGARAVFLGRPLLYGLANDGEAGASTILGLIGTELERAMILSGASRVEGLDRGCLVRVDDYWCNAGLSRPNRAKEK, encoded by the coding sequence ATGAAGCTGAATGTTGAAAATCACCGTCGCGCAGCTCGGCGGGCGCTGCCCCGTTTCGCCTTTGATTACGTGGATGGCGCGGCTGAGCGCAACGACTGCCTGCGCCGCAATGCCGACGATCTGTCCCGTCTTGCGCTGCTGCCACGAGTTCTGCGCGACACGGCAACACTCGATACGCGCATCGAAGTCTTCGGCGAGATCTGGCGCCGGCCTTTCGGCATCGCGCCGATGGGGTTTAACGGGCTCACCCGCCCGGGCGGCGACTGCATGCTCGCGCGTGCGGCGGCTGATGCGGGCGTTCCTTTCGTGCTCTCGACCGCATCGAATGAGCGATTGGAGAAGGTTGCCGAGCCGCAGCGCGCGTTGAACTGGATGCAGCTCTATGTCATGCGCGAACGCAGCATCGCCGAGCAGATGGTACGCAGGGCTAAGGCGAGCGGTTATGGCGCCCTGGTGCTCACGGTTGATGTGCCGGTCAGCGGGTACCGCGAGCGCGACGTGCGCAACGGTTTCCAGCTGCCGTTCCGACCGACTCCGGCCACGCTCGCGGACTTGGCCATGCACCCGCGGTGGTTGTGGCGCTTCTTGCGCAGCGGCATGCCGGCTTTCGTCAATCTCGCCGAGCGCGAAGGCGAAGATTCGCTGGCGCTGCAGGCGGCGCTCCTGAGCCGCGAGATGGACCGCAGCCTGTCGTGGGACTGTCTCGGCTGGCTGCGCCGGCTGTGGGACGGCCCGCTGGTGCTGAAGGGCATCTTGCATCCCGAGGATGCGCGTGAAGCGGTCGCACGCGGCATCGACGGACTGATCGTCTCCAACCATGGCGGCCGACAGCTCGACGGAGCAGCATCGACAATTGGCGCCGTGACACGGGTGCTCGATGCGGTGGAAGGACGCATTCCGGTTTTCGTCGACAGCGGTTTTCGCAGCGGCCTCGATGTCGCGAAGGCCCTCGCGATGGGGGCACGAGCCGTCTTTCTCGGACGCCCATTGTTGTATGGATTGGCCAATGATGGCGAAGCGGGCGCAAGCACCATACTGGGACTGATCGGCACGGAGCTTGAGCGGGCGATGATTCTGTCGGGTGCAAGCCGAGTTGAGGGGCTGGATCGGGGGTGCCTGGTTCGGGTTGATGACTATTGGTGTAACGCGGGATTGTCGCGTCCGAACCGTGCAAAGGAGAAATGA
- a CDS encoding mandelate racemase, producing the protein MDNGIVGHAYVFTYTPLALESTQNLVQSLGDELVGQTLAPVEFETLFARRLRLLGRTGLVTIACAGLDMATWDALAKLHDLPLAALLDGRVKPVPAYDSHNMDGEEIGLLRAGRAMEAGLRAIKMKIGYRDLAEDCHIVELIQRQIGDDIALMVDCNQSLSVPEVMHRIRTLQPYGLAWVEEPTLQEDYAGHARIRATGGMPIQMGENWCGVGEMQWALDANACDLVMPDVMKIGEMAGRLKAATLAELRGLPMSSHIFQEISAHLLAVTPTAHWLERMGLADRILRDPCNSRMSPPLCPTPLVPECLGRSRRWRVTSRNEVCLRAACSGFCCARLRVVFGRPVAANQGTSILCLCERRGSPAARRPSAVFGNYAARPSRACLRARTVRDGRALSRRSAAAI; encoded by the coding sequence TTGGACAACGGGATCGTCGGACATGCATATGTCTTCACCTACACCCCCCTCGCACTCGAAAGCACGCAGAATCTGGTGCAGTCGCTCGGCGACGAACTCGTCGGTCAGACACTCGCCCCTGTGGAGTTCGAGACCCTATTCGCGCGCCGCCTGCGGCTACTCGGCCGCACTGGCCTCGTCACGATCGCCTGCGCCGGCTTGGACATGGCAACCTGGGACGCGCTCGCCAAGTTGCATGACTTGCCGTTGGCCGCATTGCTCGACGGACGTGTGAAGCCGGTCCCTGCCTACGACAGTCATAACATGGATGGCGAGGAAATTGGTCTTCTGCGTGCCGGTCGTGCCATGGAGGCGGGATTGCGGGCGATCAAGATGAAGATCGGCTACCGCGACCTTGCCGAGGATTGCCACATCGTGGAGCTGATCCAGCGCCAGATCGGCGACGACATCGCGTTGATGGTGGATTGCAACCAGTCGCTGTCCGTGCCCGAAGTGATGCACCGCATCCGTACGTTGCAGCCTTATGGGCTCGCCTGGGTGGAAGAGCCAACACTGCAGGAGGACTACGCTGGCCACGCACGGATTCGCGCTACAGGGGGCATGCCCATACAAATGGGCGAGAACTGGTGCGGAGTGGGAGAAATGCAGTGGGCGCTCGATGCCAATGCGTGTGACCTAGTCATGCCGGACGTGATGAAGATCGGCGAAATGGCTGGTCGGCTGAAGGCGGCGACGCTGGCTGAACTGCGAGGCCTACCGATGTCGAGCCACATCTTCCAGGAGATCAGTGCGCACCTGCTGGCGGTGACGCCAACAGCACACTGGCTGGAGCGGATGGGCCTTGCCGACCGCATCCTGCGGGACCCTTGCAATTCGAGAATGAGTCCGCCGTTGTGTCCGACGCCCCTGGTACCGGAGTGTCTTGGAAGGAGTCGGAGGTGGCGCGTGACCTCGCGTAACGAAGTGTGCCTACGGGCCGCGTGTTCCGGATTCTGTTGCGCACGCCTGCGGGTCGTTTTTGGGCGCCCTGTAGCCGCCAACCAAGGGACGTCGATTCTTTGTTTGTGTGAGCGTCGCGGTTCACCCGCGGCTCGGCGCCCCTCAGCCGTGTTCGGTAATTATGCCGCCAGGCCGTCGCGCGCGTGCCTTAGAGCGCGTACGGTCAGGGATGGCCGCGCTTTGTCGCGCCGATCGGCAGCCGCTATTTGA
- a CDS encoding transcriptional regulator, with product MYNYIFFTNMLRVLDELHMTKQELADKSGVSISFLSDITTGKGNPSLKVMEDIAKALQTPLPLMLESTDLDPASLEALAGEKVASSLPPGYVRVAVVLPEHQAFIVKKWAETARKKLTKA from the coding sequence TTGTACAACTACATTTTCTTCACGAACATGCTGCGCGTCCTTGACGAACTGCACATGACTAAGCAGGAGCTGGCGGATAAGTCGGGCGTTTCCATCTCTTTCCTCTCCGATATCACCACCGGCAAGGGCAACCCTTCATTGAAGGTGATGGAGGACATTGCCAAGGCGTTGCAAACGCCACTTCCGCTAATGTTGGAATCGACAGACTTGGACCCGGCCTCCTTGGAAGCCTTGGCTGGTGAAAAGGTAGCCAGCAGTCTCCCACCCGGCTATGTGCGGGTAGCGGTGGTACTACCGGAGCATCAAGCGTTCATCGTGAAAAAGTGGGCCGAAACGGCCCGGAAGAAGCTTACGAAGGCGTAA